Proteins encoded by one window of uncultured Draconibacterium sp.:
- a CDS encoding phosphoglycerate dehydrogenase, translated as MFKIQTLNKIDPDGLKLFPLDNYEIASELPNPDAIVLRSFKMHEMELPSTLKAVARAGAGVNNIPIDKCTEKGIVVFNTPGANANGVKEAVIAGMLMASRDYIGAANWAKTLIGEGDKVGSLVEQGKKNFAGEEIKGKTLAVIGLGAIGVLAANAASALRMNVIGYDPYMSVKHALKLSREVQVVEGIQVLLQQADFITINIPLLPDTKGYINKDKFAMMKDGVKILNFARGGLVDHADLKDAIASGKVAKYITDFPDEECLKMDNVISIPHLGASTKESETNCAIMAVEQMRDYLENGNIKNSVNFPAAELERNGGSRILIGNRNVPNMVSQISTVLAAEHLNIDNMLNKKRDDIAYNIIDVDTDKIDESVKDKLMAIDGIFMVRIINA; from the coding sequence ATGTTTAAAATTCAAACTCTGAATAAGATAGACCCAGATGGTCTAAAACTTTTTCCGCTTGACAATTATGAGATCGCAAGCGAGCTTCCAAATCCGGATGCAATCGTTTTGCGCAGTTTTAAAATGCACGAAATGGAATTACCATCGACGCTAAAAGCTGTTGCCAGAGCCGGAGCGGGAGTAAACAATATCCCTATCGATAAATGTACCGAAAAGGGAATTGTGGTATTTAACACACCCGGAGCAAATGCAAATGGTGTAAAAGAAGCTGTTATTGCAGGAATGTTAATGGCTTCGCGCGATTACATTGGCGCCGCAAACTGGGCAAAAACTTTAATTGGCGAGGGCGATAAAGTTGGTTCATTAGTTGAGCAAGGCAAAAAGAACTTTGCCGGAGAAGAAATTAAAGGAAAAACGCTGGCCGTTATCGGACTTGGTGCCATTGGCGTTCTGGCAGCAAATGCTGCATCGGCATTACGCATGAATGTAATCGGATACGATCCGTACATGTCGGTAAAACACGCACTGAAACTTAGTCGCGAAGTGCAGGTTGTTGAAGGAATTCAGGTATTGTTGCAGCAAGCCGATTTTATTACAATTAACATTCCACTGCTTCCTGATACAAAAGGCTACATCAATAAAGACAAATTTGCCATGATGAAAGATGGCGTAAAAATACTGAACTTTGCCCGTGGTGGTTTGGTAGATCATGCGGATTTGAAAGATGCAATTGCTTCAGGAAAAGTAGCAAAGTATATTACCGATTTCCCTGACGAAGAATGCCTGAAGATGGATAATGTAATTTCTATTCCTCACCTGGGTGCTTCTACAAAAGAATCGGAAACCAACTGTGCGATTATGGCTGTTGAACAAATGCGCGATTATCTTGAAAACGGAAATATCAAAAACTCTGTGAATTTCCCTGCAGCAGAACTGGAAAGAAACGGAGGAAGCCGCATTTTGATTGGCAACCGCAATGTACCAAATATGGTAAGCCAGATATCAACAGTACTGGCCGCCGAACATTTGAACATTGACAACATGCTAAATAAAAAACGCGATGATATTGCTTACAACATTATCGATGTTGACACAGATAAGATTGACGAAAGTGTAAAAGATAAACTTATGGCTATTGATGGAATATTTATGGTTCGCATCATTAATGCCTGA
- a CDS encoding Crp/Fnr family transcriptional regulator produces the protein MEDFYTRYNFLEPELQEEILQVAVRKKFAQHETLIREGQFISSFPMVLKGLIRVSRTSEAGNELLLYYLQADEVCAMSLTCCMARQISEVNAVAEIETEVLLIPVEMLDTWTSKYPLWKQYVMQTFQNRFRELINTLDAVAFLKLDERLVKYFLDRHKKSGVKTFSGTHQDLALQLNSSREVISRLLKKLEKEGKVSLSRNFIDFSGLL, from the coding sequence ATGGAAGATTTTTATACACGATACAATTTTCTTGAACCTGAATTGCAGGAAGAAATTCTGCAGGTTGCCGTAAGAAAAAAGTTTGCACAACACGAAACGTTAATTCGCGAAGGCCAGTTTATCTCGAGCTTTCCAATGGTGCTAAAAGGTTTGATTCGGGTTTCGCGAACCAGCGAAGCAGGTAACGAACTATTGCTTTATTACCTTCAGGCCGACGAGGTTTGCGCCATGTCGTTAACCTGTTGTATGGCACGACAAATAAGCGAAGTGAATGCGGTTGCCGAAATTGAAACCGAGGTTTTACTTATTCCCGTGGAAATGCTCGACACCTGGACTTCAAAATATCCGTTGTGGAAACAATACGTCATGCAAACTTTTCAGAACAGGTTTCGGGAATTAATAAATACACTCGATGCCGTGGCATTTTTAAAGCTCGACGAACGACTGGTTAAATATTTTTTAGATCGGCATAAAAAATCGGGCGTAAAAACCTTTTCCGGCACACACCAGGATTTGGCTCTTCAACTAAATTCTTCACGCGAAGTGATTTCGCGCCTCTTGAAAAAGCTTGAAAAAGAAGGAAAAGTTTCGCTTTCCAGAAATTTTATTGATTTTTCCGGCCTTTTGTGA
- the dnaJ gene encoding molecular chaperone DnaJ, whose amino-acid sequence MAKRDYYEVLEVGKSASAEEIKKAYRKKAIKYHPDKNPDDKEAEEKFKEAAEAYEVLSNPEKKQRYDQFGHAGMSGAAGGGGFSGGGFSDIEDIFSAFGDIFGGHFGGFGGFSGGGGRSRGGRRVSRGSDLRVKVKLNLKEIVNGVEKKIKVKKYVACQHCSGTGAKNGSSYSTCGTCGGAGQVTRVQNTLLGQMQTTSACPTCQGEGKMITDKCNHCAGEGVVREEEIINIKIPAGVGEGMQLNVSGKGNTGRRGGINGDLLVVITEEDNQELVRDGNNLIYNLFLSFPDITLGTTAEIPTVDGKVKVKIDAGTQPEKILRLRGKGVPDVNGYGRGDLLVRVHVWIPKKLSNEEKRALEKLQNSPGFQGGPSDSERSFFQKMKDMFE is encoded by the coding sequence ATGGCAAAAAGAGATTATTACGAAGTATTGGAAGTTGGCAAAAGTGCATCTGCCGAGGAAATAAAAAAAGCATACCGTAAAAAGGCAATTAAATATCACCCGGATAAAAACCCGGACGATAAAGAAGCGGAAGAAAAATTTAAAGAGGCAGCTGAAGCATACGAAGTACTTAGTAATCCCGAGAAAAAACAACGATACGATCAGTTTGGTCATGCCGGCATGAGCGGTGCTGCCGGAGGCGGAGGTTTTAGTGGCGGAGGTTTTTCCGACATCGAAGATATCTTCTCGGCTTTTGGCGATATTTTTGGCGGACATTTTGGCGGTTTCGGAGGCTTTAGCGGTGGCGGAGGTCGCAGCAGAGGCGGCCGCCGGGTTAGCCGTGGTTCGGATTTACGCGTAAAAGTAAAGCTCAATCTGAAAGAAATTGTTAACGGTGTTGAGAAAAAAATTAAGGTGAAAAAATACGTTGCCTGTCAGCATTGTAGCGGAACCGGAGCCAAAAACGGTTCGTCGTACTCTACATGTGGAACATGTGGTGGTGCAGGCCAGGTAACACGTGTTCAGAATACTTTGCTGGGACAAATGCAAACAACTTCGGCTTGTCCAACTTGTCAGGGTGAAGGAAAAATGATCACCGATAAGTGTAACCACTGTGCAGGAGAGGGAGTAGTGCGCGAGGAAGAAATTATCAATATTAAAATTCCGGCAGGTGTTGGCGAAGGAATGCAACTTAATGTTTCGGGAAAAGGAAACACTGGCCGACGTGGCGGAATAAATGGCGATCTGCTTGTTGTTATCACCGAAGAAGACAACCAGGAATTGGTTCGTGACGGAAATAACCTGATATACAACCTGTTCTTATCGTTCCCTGATATTACACTCGGAACCACTGCCGAAATTCCAACCGTTGACGGAAAGGTGAAGGTAAAAATCGACGCAGGTACACAGCCCGAAAAAATTCTGCGCCTGAGAGGAAAAGGCGTACCGGATGTAAACGGATATGGCCGCGGCGATTTGTTGGTACGTGTTCATGTATGGATACCAAAAAAACTGAGCAACGAAGAAAAACGAGCACTCGAGAAACTTCAGAACTCACCGGGTTTCCAGGGCGGACCATCAGATTCTGAGAGGTCATTCTTTCAGAAAATGAAAGATATGTTTGAATAG
- a CDS encoding nucleotide exchange factor GrpE, translating into MAEEKVNQETEEVKDKAQDAEETANKQEQEVEDKKGKKKKSKKDKKEEQLEELGQKLQEVQDKHLRLQAEFDNFRRRTMKEKADLIKAGGETVLINILPVIDDFERAIDSMKDLSDEDPGKHGTELIYKKFQEFLKQNNVKEIEAQNEAFDVDLHEAITKIPAPSEELKGKVVDVVQKGYCLNEKVIRFAKVVIGE; encoded by the coding sequence ATGGCAGAAGAAAAAGTAAATCAGGAAACAGAAGAAGTAAAAGATAAAGCCCAGGATGCAGAAGAAACTGCGAATAAGCAGGAGCAAGAAGTTGAGGACAAAAAGGGTAAAAAGAAAAAATCGAAAAAAGATAAAAAGGAAGAACAGCTGGAAGAACTTGGACAAAAGCTTCAGGAAGTTCAGGACAAACACTTACGCTTGCAGGCCGAATTTGATAACTTCAGAAGAAGAACAATGAAAGAAAAGGCAGACTTGATAAAAGCGGGGGGAGAAACCGTTCTTATTAACATACTGCCGGTTATCGATGACTTTGAGCGTGCAATTGACTCGATGAAAGACCTGTCGGACGAAGACCCGGGAAAACACGGAACAGAATTGATATACAAGAAGTTTCAGGAATTTCTAAAACAGAATAACGTAAAAGAGATAGAGGCTCAGAATGAAGCTTTTGATGTTGATCTGCACGAGGCCATAACAAAAATTCCTGCACCAAGCGAGGAGTTGAAAGGCAAAGTGGTTGACGTTGTTCAGAAAGGTTATTGCTTAAACGAAAAGGTAATCCGGTTTGCCAAAGTAGTAATCGGAGAATAA
- a CDS encoding TlpA disulfide reductase family protein, with amino-acid sequence MKKFILLATIIFMGTTFINAQELGLNIGNKAPELIGKGPNGETIKLSDLQGKVVLIDFWAAWCGPCRRENPNVVANYKKYKDVKFTNGKGFTVFGVSLDDSADRWKAAIEQDGLEWPNHICDFQKWNSKFRMIYQVRGIPDNYLIDENGIIIAKKLRGPALDAALQKNLREEL; translated from the coding sequence ATGAAAAAATTTATTTTACTGGCAACGATCATTTTTATGGGCACAACTTTTATTAATGCTCAGGAACTCGGTCTGAATATCGGCAACAAAGCACCTGAACTTATTGGTAAAGGTCCGAATGGTGAAACTATCAAATTATCAGATTTACAAGGCAAAGTTGTATTAATCGATTTTTGGGCAGCCTGGTGTGGCCCCTGCCGCCGCGAGAATCCAAATGTTGTTGCTAACTACAAAAAATATAAAGATGTCAAATTTACCAATGGCAAAGGTTTTACGGTTTTTGGAGTGTCGCTCGACGATTCGGCCGACAGATGGAAAGCAGCCATTGAACAAGACGGTTTAGAATGGCCAAATCACATTTGCGATTTCCAGAAATGGAACTCAAAATTCCGTATGATCTACCAGGTTCGTGGTATTCCCGACAATTATCTTATTGATGAAAACGGAATTATTATTGCTAAAAAGTTACGCGGCCCGGCACTCGACGCTGCGTTGCAGAAAAATCTCAGAGAAGAGCTTTAA
- the murA gene encoding UDP-N-acetylglucosamine 1-carboxyvinyltransferase — MSTFKIEGGYKLKGELEPQGAKNEALQIICATLLTAQKTTVENIPEIRDVLKLIEILKGLGVKVERLKKGHFSFDASQVDTNYLKSPAYVEQAAVLRGSIMIIGPLLARFGQGFIPQPGGDKIGRRRVDTHFIGLQKLGARFEFDRENKWFSVSAEKLSGAYMLLDEASVTGTANIVMAAVLAEGTTTIYNAACEPYLQQLCKMLVAMGAKIEGIGSNLLRIEGVSSLKGCKHRILPDMIEVGSFIGLAAMTASEITIKNVGIEHLGIIPESFRRLGIVVEQAGDDLLVKDTEHYEIDSYIDGSIMTIADAPWPGLTPDLLSVFLVVATQAKGSVLIHQKMFESRLFFVDKLIDMGAQIILCDPHRATVIGLDRKHALRATKMVSPDIRAGIALLIAAMSAKGTSTINNIEQIDRGYENIDGRLNALGARISRL; from the coding sequence ATGTCAACTTTCAAAATTGAAGGTGGTTATAAATTAAAAGGAGAACTCGAGCCGCAGGGAGCTAAAAATGAGGCGCTCCAGATTATTTGTGCCACTTTGTTAACCGCACAAAAAACCACTGTAGAAAATATTCCTGAGATTCGCGATGTACTCAAACTTATTGAAATCTTAAAGGGACTTGGGGTTAAAGTTGAGCGACTAAAGAAAGGCCACTTCAGTTTCGATGCCTCGCAGGTGGATACAAATTATCTAAAAAGTCCGGCATACGTTGAACAAGCTGCTGTTTTACGCGGTTCAATAATGATTATCGGCCCGCTGCTTGCGCGATTCGGACAAGGATTCATTCCTCAGCCCGGTGGCGATAAAATTGGTCGGCGCAGGGTTGATACACACTTTATCGGCTTACAAAAACTCGGTGCCCGTTTTGAGTTCGATCGTGAAAATAAGTGGTTTTCCGTATCTGCGGAAAAACTTAGCGGTGCCTATATGCTACTCGATGAGGCTTCGGTTACCGGAACCGCCAATATTGTAATGGCCGCCGTTTTGGCAGAAGGTACCACAACCATCTACAACGCGGCCTGCGAACCCTACCTGCAACAACTTTGTAAAATGCTGGTGGCTATGGGAGCAAAAATTGAAGGCATCGGCTCAAACCTGCTCCGTATTGAAGGTGTTTCTTCACTAAAAGGATGCAAACACCGGATTCTGCCAGACATGATTGAAGTGGGCAGTTTTATTGGTTTAGCCGCGATGACAGCTTCGGAAATCACCATTAAAAATGTGGGCATTGAACATCTTGGCATTATTCCGGAGTCGTTCAGAAGACTTGGAATAGTTGTGGAACAGGCCGGCGACGACCTACTCGTAAAAGATACCGAACATTACGAAATCGACTCATATATCGACGGCTCAATAATGACCATCGCCGATGCACCTTGGCCGGGACTCACGCCCGATTTATTAAGTGTTTTCCTGGTTGTTGCTACACAAGCGAAAGGAAGTGTTCTTATCCATCAGAAAATGTTTGAAAGCCGTTTATTCTTTGTCGATAAGCTTATTGATATGGGAGCGCAAATTATTCTTTGCGACCCGCACCGTGCAACAGTTATCGGATTGGATAGAAAACATGCATTACGCGCCACAAAAATGGTATCGCCCGATATTCGTGCAGGTATTGCACTGTTAATTGCGGCTATGTCGGCAAAAGGAACGAGTACAATTAACAACATCGAGCAAATCGACCGTGGTTACGAAAATATTGATGGCCGTTTGAATGCGCTCGGAGCTCGCATATCAAGATTGTAA
- a CDS encoding DUF4290 domain-containing protein encodes MDYNTKRKKMALPEYGRNIQNMVDYLLTIEDRDKRNKSAQTVIDVMGNLFPHLRDVQDFKHKLWDHLAIMSDFQLDIDYPYDPPSPESLHERPNNVPYDQHRIKYKHYGRTMELLIKEADNFEGEEREIIIEQLANHMKKSYLAWNKDAVEDEMIFNDLEEMSRGKLKVKEDLQLADAKTLIGTKKKPKSKKKK; translated from the coding sequence ATGGATTATAATACCAAGAGAAAAAAAATGGCCCTTCCTGAATATGGAAGAAATATACAAAATATGGTCGACTACCTGTTAACCATTGAAGACCGTGACAAACGAAACAAATCGGCGCAAACGGTAATCGATGTGATGGGTAACCTGTTTCCTCATTTACGCGATGTTCAGGATTTTAAGCATAAACTTTGGGATCACCTTGCAATAATGTCCGATTTTCAATTAGACATTGACTATCCGTATGATCCCCCTTCTCCTGAGTCTCTCCATGAACGCCCTAATAATGTACCTTACGATCAGCATCGTATTAAATACAAACACTACGGACGTACGATGGAGCTTTTAATAAAAGAAGCTGACAACTTTGAAGGCGAAGAGCGTGAAATCATTATCGAGCAACTGGCTAACCACATGAAAAAATCGTACCTGGCGTGGAATAAAGATGCGGTTGAGGATGAAATGATTTTTAACGATCTGGAAGAAATGTCACGTGGTAAATTAAAGGTTAAAGAAGACCTTCAGCTTGCCGATGCCAAGACACTAATTGGTACGAAGAAAAAGCCAAAATCGAAAAAGAAAAAATAG
- a CDS encoding UvrD-helicase domain-containing protein has product MFDYLQNLNEAQREAVLRTEGPALVIAGAGSGKTRVLTYRIANLLKQGAKPSSILSLTFTNKAAREMKERIASVVGENTARYLWMGTFHSIFARILRFEHEIIGYPSNFTIYDSADSKSLIKTIIKSFQLDDKIYKPGVVASRISMAKNNLITPKVYENSSEIRTVDKSMRMPQIAQIYKEYAKRCFLSGAMDFDDLLLKTNLLFRDHPEVLQKYQERFGYVMVDEYQDTNYSQYLIVKKLAAAHKNICVVGDDAQSIYSFRGARIENILNFKSDYPEHKVFKLEQNYRSTQTIVNAANSIIAKNKRQIPKKVFSENATGKPIKLISALTDNEEGFLVAQEIAQLQLRDHYKYEDFAILYRTNMQSRIFEESLRKRNIPYKIYGGLSFYQRKEIKDLLSYFRMTINPADNEALKRIINYPARGIGATTLAKLEAAAINNETSVWKIVTDLPTINHANLNKGTVGKILNFTGLIERFIQLSQDNDAFDTAKTIAEQTGILKELYTDKSPEGLSRHENLQELLNGIQEFSINAKETGEPEKLENYLEDVALLTDQDNEKEEDRDKVTLMTVHSSKGLEFKNVFVVGMEENLFPSNQNGDNKPETLEEERRLFYVALTRAEENAWFSYANQRYRWGNLDFCTPSRFLEEIDEQFLDTSGVAAQSSPTRRAQSNDDIQPERYHKNPVRRQPPGSFKTPESQNFFNKKLVSLKESSRAQNTFQGDDPGSIQVGMVVEHQRFGEGKVINIEGIAPNIKATVFFKTGTQKQLLLKFAKLKIKG; this is encoded by the coding sequence GTGTTCGATTATCTTCAAAATTTAAATGAAGCCCAAAGAGAGGCTGTTCTTCGCACCGAAGGACCGGCGTTGGTTATTGCAGGAGCCGGATCGGGAAAAACACGTGTATTAACATACCGTATTGCCAATTTGCTGAAACAGGGTGCCAAACCGTCAAGCATTTTATCGCTGACTTTTACCAACAAGGCAGCCCGCGAAATGAAAGAACGTATTGCCAGCGTGGTTGGCGAAAACACCGCCCGCTACCTTTGGATGGGTACGTTTCACAGTATTTTTGCGCGTATTTTGCGCTTCGAGCACGAAATCATTGGTTACCCTTCGAACTTTACAATATACGATAGTGCGGATAGTAAAAGCCTGATAAAAACGATTATTAAAAGTTTTCAGCTCGACGATAAGATTTACAAACCGGGAGTGGTTGCCAGCCGTATTTCGATGGCAAAAAATAACCTCATTACTCCGAAAGTATATGAAAACTCGTCGGAAATACGCACCGTTGATAAAAGCATGCGCATGCCGCAAATTGCCCAGATTTATAAAGAATATGCCAAGCGTTGTTTTCTTTCGGGAGCAATGGATTTTGATGACCTGCTGCTAAAAACAAACCTGCTGTTTCGCGATCATCCCGAAGTACTGCAGAAATACCAGGAGCGCTTTGGCTATGTAATGGTTGACGAGTACCAGGACACCAACTACTCGCAATACCTGATTGTAAAAAAACTGGCAGCGGCACATAAAAATATTTGCGTGGTGGGCGACGATGCGCAAAGTATATATTCATTCCGTGGAGCGAGGATTGAAAATATTCTGAATTTTAAATCGGATTATCCCGAGCATAAAGTATTTAAACTGGAACAAAATTACCGCTCAACACAAACCATTGTTAACGCGGCAAACAGCATTATTGCCAAAAACAAACGGCAAATTCCGAAAAAGGTTTTTTCTGAAAATGCCACCGGAAAACCCATTAAACTTATTTCGGCGCTGACCGACAACGAAGAAGGATTTCTGGTAGCACAGGAAATTGCTCAATTGCAGTTGCGCGACCATTACAAATACGAAGACTTCGCCATTTTGTACCGCACCAATATGCAATCGAGGATTTTTGAGGAATCGTTGCGCAAAAGGAATATACCGTATAAAATTTATGGTGGCTTAAGTTTCTATCAACGCAAAGAAATTAAAGACCTACTCTCCTATTTCCGAATGACAATTAACCCGGCGGATAACGAGGCTTTAAAACGCATCATCAATTATCCGGCACGTGGAATTGGTGCTACTACCCTGGCGAAACTGGAGGCTGCGGCTATTAATAACGAAACATCGGTTTGGAAGATTGTTACTGATTTGCCAACAATAAATCATGCCAATTTAAACAAAGGCACGGTTGGTAAAATCCTGAATTTTACGGGTTTAATTGAGCGGTTTATTCAATTATCGCAAGACAATGATGCTTTTGACACGGCAAAAACCATTGCCGAGCAAACCGGTATTTTAAAAGAATTGTACACCGACAAGTCTCCGGAAGGATTAAGCCGACATGAAAACCTGCAGGAATTGCTGAATGGTATTCAGGAGTTCAGTATTAATGCCAAGGAAACCGGCGAACCTGAGAAACTGGAAAACTACCTGGAAGATGTAGCCTTACTTACCGATCAGGACAATGAAAAAGAGGAAGACCGGGACAAAGTAACACTTATGACAGTGCACTCTTCAAAAGGACTTGAATTCAAAAATGTGTTTGTAGTGGGGATGGAAGAAAACCTTTTTCCATCGAACCAAAACGGCGATAACAAACCGGAAACGCTGGAGGAAGAACGCCGCCTGTTTTATGTGGCGCTCACCCGGGCCGAAGAGAACGCCTGGTTTTCGTATGCCAACCAACGTTACCGATGGGGAAATCTCGATTTTTGTACCCCCAGCCGATTTCTGGAAGAAATTGACGAGCAATTTCTCGACACTTCGGGAGTTGCCGCTCAGTCTTCACCAACGCGCCGGGCACAGAGCAACGACGATATTCAGCCCGAACGTTATCACAAAAATCCGGTACGCCGCCAGCCACCGGGATCATTTAAAACACCCGAGTCGCAAAACTTTTTTAACAAAAAACTCGTTTCATTAAAGGAAAGCAGCAGAGCGCAAAACACTTTCCAGGGAGACGACCCCGGAAGTATACAGGTTGGCATGGTGGTAGAACACCAACGTTTTGGCGAAGGCAAAGTAATTAATATTGAAGGCATTGCACCCAACATAAAAGCAACGGTGTTCTTTAAAACCGGTACTCAGAAGCAATTACTTTTGAAATTTGCCAAGCTGAAAATAAAAGGATAA
- a CDS encoding gliding motility-associated C-terminal domain-containing protein: MKRSLFIVTILVFTFSALQAQITSPGADASDETQYPVFPETDSIYIFCSNDSTIDVAALTATTELAGTKNWLWEKYNNESASFESYFEESTDAATSEIDALADGCFRITITQGATTEVHRAWVFNNWMYAGGKVTVSDCEHFVIDGEMKSAVLTYYDLNTNAPVFVNKDVQVEWLEDGDRIASVLNLTVYDPPAENTNYTLRVYDKFGCDAQSDITYESIVTKASFTASPMSGEAPLDVTFTNNSENGTPGYFEWFFYRDLNEIKKDAEESEEPVDSIMLVAYDDAPFYTYENSGIYMVRLVSKHLSDTLTCADTAYLEDYIEVDTSDIAIPNVFTPNGDGVNDEFVVVFKSLQRLEISIFNRWGRRVHYWESGDVRGFDDTWTETVWDGRIGGRYASPGVYFYDVVSLGRDGKRKKEHGFVHLFREKD; this comes from the coding sequence ATGAAGCGAAGTCTTTTTATTGTAACTATTCTGGTATTTACTTTTTCAGCACTTCAGGCACAAATAACCTCGCCCGGTGCAGATGCCAGCGATGAAACACAATACCCGGTTTTCCCTGAAACTGATAGTATTTATATTTTTTGCAGCAACGATTCGACAATTGATGTTGCAGCCTTAACAGCCACCACTGAATTGGCGGGAACAAAAAACTGGTTGTGGGAAAAGTATAATAATGAATCTGCTTCGTTTGAGTCCTATTTCGAGGAAAGTACTGATGCCGCTACGTCGGAAATAGATGCTTTGGCCGATGGTTGTTTTCGGATTACAATTACGCAGGGAGCAACTACCGAGGTTCATCGCGCCTGGGTTTTTAATAACTGGATGTATGCCGGTGGCAAAGTTACTGTTTCAGACTGCGAGCATTTTGTAATCGATGGCGAAATGAAATCAGCCGTACTAACTTATTATGATTTAAATACCAATGCGCCTGTTTTTGTAAACAAAGATGTGCAGGTTGAATGGTTGGAAGACGGAGACCGGATTGCTTCGGTTTTAAATTTAACTGTTTACGATCCACCAGCAGAAAATACAAATTATACACTGCGCGTTTATGATAAATTTGGCTGCGATGCACAGTCTGACATAACTTACGAATCGATAGTAACAAAAGCCAGTTTTACTGCAAGCCCGATGAGTGGTGAGGCGCCCTTGGATGTGACGTTTACCAATAACTCTGAAAACGGAACACCGGGTTATTTTGAGTGGTTTTTTTATCGCGATCTGAATGAAATAAAAAAAGATGCGGAAGAGTCGGAAGAACCGGTTGACAGCATCATGTTGGTTGCCTACGATGATGCACCTTTTTATACCTACGAGAATTCGGGAATTTACATGGTTCGCCTGGTATCAAAACACCTTTCGGATACGCTAACCTGCGCTGATACTGCTTATTTGGAGGATTACATAGAAGTTGATACTTCGGATATTGCTATACCCAATGTTTTTACTCCTAACGGCGATGGAGTAAACGACGAATTTGTTGTGGTATTCAAATCACTGCAACGATTAGAAATCAGTATATTTAATCGTTGGGGCCGACGTGTGCATTACTGGGAGAGTGGCGATGTTCGCGGATTTGATGACACCTGGACCGAAACCGTATGGGATGGTCGTATCGGAGGTCGTTATGCCAGTCCCGGTGTTTATTTCTACGATGTGGTGAGCCTTGGCCGCGATGGTAAACGAAAAAAGGAGCATGGCTTCGTTCACTTATTTCGCGAAAAAGATTAA